The following are encoded together in the Sparus aurata chromosome 1, fSpaAur1.1, whole genome shotgun sequence genome:
- the foxe1 gene encoding forkhead box protein E1: MTMPVVKVEKDSSADITSSASNPPVQTDEQPRGRRRKRPLQRGKPPYSYIALISMAIAHSPDRKLTLGGIYKFITERFPFYRDNSKKWQNSIRHNLTLNDCFIKIPREPGRPGKGNYWALDPNAEDMFESGSFLRRRKRFKRCDLSTYTSYVHETPVFSPVQIARSAAYPNSVYPNMTVSPPYGQQLTSAYYPSSSPPGFGPGQTRMFSINNLIGHPTPASMLGGPGPELMQQPNRSFSPEGHPSESVPCSLGAPAFQNQPCGGAISSRSSSHPGFTYSGQNGHPHHQSSYGQGHSQGYAVTGRLHSSAHGSAEAMDHYGRVSPVPLGSFSQYSSAAGPIGNPGGYLRHPTYPGNMDRFVSAI; encoded by the coding sequence ATGACAATGCCAGTGGTCAAAGTTGAGAAAGACTCTTCGGCGGACATCACCTCATCAGCCTCCAACCCTCCAGTGCAGACCGACGAGCAGCCCAGAGGTCGGAGAAGAAAGAGACCTCTCCAGCGAGGGAAACCCCCTTACAGCTACATTGCACTCATTTCCATGGCCATAGCCCACTCCCCTGACCGCAAGCTGACTTTAGGGGGCATCTACAAATTCATCACAGAGCGCTTTCCCTTCTACAGAGACAATTCAAAGAAGTGGCAGAACTCAATCCGCCATAACTTGACTCTCAATGACTGTTTTATCAAGATCCCTCGGGAGCCGGGGCGGCCAGGCAAGGGCAACTACTGGGCTTTGGACCCGAACGCAGAGGACATGTTCGAGAGCGGCAGCTTCCTGAGGCGCAGGAAGAGGTTTAAGCGCTGTGACCTCAGCACCTACACCTCATATGTCCATGAGACACCAGTCTTCTCTCCTGTCCAGATTGCCAGATCGGCCGCATATCCCAACTCTGTCTATCCTAACATGACGGTCAGTCCACCCTACGGGCAGCAGCTGACCTCTGCCTATTACccttcctcatctcctcctggGTTTGGACCTGGTCAGACCCGCATGTTCAGCATCAATAACCTCATAGGGCACCCAACTCCAGCCAGCATGCTTGGAGGTCCAGGGCCGGAGCTGATGCAGCAGCCCAACCGGAGCTTCAGTCCCGAGGGGCATCCAAGTGAATCCGTTCCCTGCAGCCTGGGAGCCCCAGCTTTCCAGAACCAACCATGCGGAGGGGCCATATCATCCCGCTCCTCCTCACATCCCGGGTTCACCTACTCCGGGCAAAATGGCCACCCACACCACCAGAGCTCTTATGGACAGGGCCACAGCCAGGGGTATGCAGTGACAGGACGCCTCCATTCCTCAGCCCACGGGTCTGCAGAGGCCATGGACCATTACGGCAGGGTCTCCCCAGTGCCGCTGGGCTCTTTCTCCCAGTATAGCAGTGCTGCGGGTCCTATCGGCAACCCCGGGGGCTACCTGAGACACCCCACATACCCAGGGAATATGGACAGGTTTGTGTCTGCCATCTGA